Within the Chryseobacterium geocarposphaerae genome, the region TTTTTCGTCAAAGGAATTTTACCCCAAAGCTGTATAGTATTAAAATACTGATCCTTAGTTAAGTCCTTTACAAATAGGTTTTCCTTCGCTTTATAATGCTGGGCAAAATATTTAATCCCGATAAACTGAGGATTCAGTAAAGATTCAAAACCGGAAGAGCCGTTTCCTGCAGCACATCCGCAAGCATCACAATCATCTAAAACAACCGGATTAAAATACTTAGGAATAAAAAGGCTATCATGGATTGTTTTAGCCTGAAATCCATTCAACAAAATCAGACCTATGATTAAAAAAAACTTCTTCATTTTATTCTGCAAATTTTGGATTCGTGATAAAATTTTTATCGGAAAGTGTTTTCAGAAAAGCAATAATCAGTTGTTTTTCCTGAGGTTTCATCGCAATTCCTAGATGTCCGTTTTTCTTCAGTTGCGGATCAAGATTCGGACTGTTTTCTACGTTATCTGAATAAAAATTAAGTACCGCTTCCAATGTATAAAATCTTCCATCGTGCATATAAGGTGCTGTATATTCTACATTTCGCAAACTCGGCACCCGAAATTTCATCCAGTCGTTTTGATCAAGTGTCACCCGATACCTTCCTGCATCTTTAAACTGCACGTTGTAATACATTCCTGTATTCCTGAAACTTTCATCCGTAAATAATGCTCCGCTGTGACAAGACGCGCATTTTTGCTGAAATAAGCTCATGCCTTGTGTTTCTTCTGAAGAAAAATTTTCTTTTCCTTGCTTTACCCTGTCATATTTAGAATCCGCGGAAATCATGGTTACCATAAACTGGGATAATGCTTTCAGTACTCTTTCTCCTGTAATATTCTCATCTCCATAAGCTGCCTTGAACAATTTCTTATATTTAACATCTGAACTTAACTTCGAAACTACTTCCGGCATCGAGCTATCCATTTCGTCTTCATTGGTAATGGGAATAATCGGCTGTTCATCCAGATTATGGACCACTCCGTCCCACATATATCGCTTTAGAAAAGCCATATTCTGAATGGGTGGTGCATTCCGGATTCCGATTCTGTCGTCTACTCCATGACTTACCGTATGACCGTGATGTGTAAACGCATTTTCCTGGATATGACAGAACCCGCATGAAATCGTATTGTTGCGCGAAAGTCTTCCTTCATAAAATAATTTTCGTCCCAACTCCACGCCGTTTTTTGTGACCGGATTTCCGGAGGTATCAAAAATCATTTCCGGAAAGTACGACGGGAATGAAAGACTGTAAACCTCATCTTTTTCCAACGGTTCTATCACCTCATCAGAACATGATACAAAACTTAAAAAAAATAAGGATAATAACCCGGTTTGAAATATCTTAATCATTGTGAACATGGTCTACTTTAAACATTTTCGTCAGGTTATCCGTTACATTTACTAAATGTTGGCTTGAGCCCATCATCATATTATTGGTAGAATTTAAAAACAACGGCGTTTCTCCACTTAAATACTGATTAAGATCAGCCAGAATATGAATAGAAGGTGTAATTTGATTTGTCACTCTTGCTGTTGTCGGAAGATTCAAAGTAATTTCCCGGTAAAGATCCGGAGTACCATTGGCCGTTACATTCCCCATATTTCCGGTATGATTCATGAATTCTGTGTCGAGAGAATTGATCCCGTATTTCCCTTCGAGCTTTACAAAAACATAACCTGCCGCCCAGGACCAAGACATTCCTTTTTGTTTGGCCTTATTCCAGAATTCCGCTTGCCCGTCCTGTCCCAACAGATAGGCATTCTGACTGATTCCCAAACCCAATTTTATTTTTTTATAATTGTTCTTCGGGATTTCATTGAGATTAACATAGACAATGCCTGCAATTGCATCAGCCTGGTCGATGATGAAAGCACCTTTATCAGGATTATTTTCGTGATATTTAAATTCATTTTCGTTTTCATCAATCAGACTGATGTTACTGATCACATATTTTATGTTGGAGAACTGATGCTTCTGTCCCTGTGAAGATGTTTGTGTGGTCTGATTCAAAACGATATCTCCCAGATTATTAAACCCGTTTTCAAATTTGAGCTGAAGGTTTCCC harbors:
- a CDS encoding cytochrome-c peroxidase, producing MFTMIKIFQTGLLSLFFLSFVSCSDEVIEPLEKDEVYSLSFPSYFPEMIFDTSGNPVTKNGVELGRKLFYEGRLSRNNTISCGFCHIQENAFTHHGHTVSHGVDDRIGIRNAPPIQNMAFLKRYMWDGVVHNLDEQPIIPITNEDEMDSSMPEVVSKLSSDVKYKKLFKAAYGDENITGERVLKALSQFMVTMISADSKYDRVKQGKENFSSEETQGMSLFQQKCASCHSGALFTDESFRNTGMYYNVQFKDAGRYRVTLDQNDWMKFRVPSLRNVEYTAPYMHDGRFYTLEAVLNFYSDNVENSPNLDPQLKKNGHLGIAMKPQEKQLIIAFLKTLSDKNFITNPKFAE
- a CDS encoding MbnP family protein — protein: MKIYKFLSLSLIAFSFFTFISCRSNDEDDSSAEAKGNLQLKFENGFNNLGDIVLNQTTQTSSQGQKHQFSNIKYVISNISLIDENENEFKYHENNPDKGAFIIDQADAIAGIVYVNLNEIPKNNYKKIKLGLGISQNAYLLGQDGQAEFWNKAKQKGMSWSWAAGYVFVKLEGKYGINSLDTEFMNHTGNMGNVTANGTPDLYREITLNLPTTARVTNQITPSIHILADLNQYLSGETPLFLNSTNNMMMGSSQHLVNVTDNLTKMFKVDHVHND